One Vibrio campbellii CAIM 519 = NBRC 15631 = ATCC 25920 genomic window carries:
- the vscY gene encoding type III secretion system chaperone VscY, with protein MLQTKDVELLLIHAALQVQYQKPEQAITLLDALLEIEPQHQEARQTLAVACLNSGRYTRSIELCESLLKTEHSNKAGLWFCLSQARWKQQDVEGARHAHRRYLQSLNSESNE; from the coding sequence ATGTTGCAAACGAAAGACGTGGAGCTGTTGCTTATCCACGCTGCACTCCAAGTTCAATATCAAAAGCCGGAACAAGCGATTACCTTGCTTGATGCACTGCTAGAAATCGAACCTCAGCATCAAGAAGCTCGTCAAACATTAGCAGTAGCATGCCTGAATTCAGGTCGATACACACGTTCAATCGAGCTGTGTGAAAGCTTATTGAAAACCGAACATTCAAATAAAGCCGGTTTGTGGTTTTGCCTAAGCCAAGCTCGCTGGAAACAACAGGATGTTGAAGGTGCCCGCCACGCACATCGACGTTATCTACAATCTCTAAATAGTGAATCAAATGAATAA
- the vscX gene encoding type III secretion system protein VscX has product MSRISTLNVGIEGFTHVSLEQVENDFPQRFQLLPDGQAVATHLEKLYELRPSEQYLMSLAKPKLTHSELLRPDKYRQQFDTTQQRLQELAQKNGSHALNQALETLQSTQLDQRYLTMALNLLIQV; this is encoded by the coding sequence ATGAGTCGTATTAGTACGTTAAACGTTGGTATTGAAGGCTTTACTCACGTTTCGCTTGAGCAAGTTGAAAACGACTTCCCACAGCGTTTTCAACTGTTGCCTGATGGTCAAGCCGTCGCGACGCACCTAGAGAAGCTGTACGAGCTTCGTCCCTCTGAGCAGTACTTGATGTCACTGGCCAAGCCAAAGTTGACGCATTCGGAGCTACTTCGCCCAGACAAATACCGTCAACAGTTTGATACCACTCAGCAGCGGCTTCAGGAATTGGCGCAGAAAAATGGTTCGCATGCGCTCAATCAGGCACTGGAAACACTGCAAAGCACCCAATTAGACCAACGTTATCTCACCATGGCGTTGAATCTACTGATTCAGGTTTAA
- the vscN gene encoding SctN family type III secretion system ATPase VscN: MNDFSYITETQQSAIKQTRLIQIRGRVTQVTGTIIKAVVPGVRVGELCELRNPDQTLSLLAEVVGFQQHHALLTPLGNMFGISSNTEVSPLGKMHEVGVGDHLLGKILDGLGRPFDGSQSTEPSAWYPVYRDAPPPMQRKLIEKPISMGVRSIDGLLTCGEGQRMGIFAAAGGGKSTLLAKLIRSADVDVTVLALIGERGREVREFIEHDLGEEGMARSVLVVATSDRPAMERAKAAFVATSIAEYFRDQGKRVLLLMDSVTRFARAQREIGLAAGEPPTRRGYPPSVFSALPKLMERAGQSDKGSITALYTVLVEGDDMTEPVADETRSILDGHIILSRKLAAMNHYPAIDVLRSASRVMNQIVDKTHQASAAHMREMLAKYEEVELLIKIGEYQHGADSRADMAIAQGDDIRAFLRQGTHEPSELEETVTQLRGLAGL; this comes from the coding sequence TTGAACGACTTCTCATACATCACCGAAACTCAACAATCGGCCATCAAGCAAACACGTTTGATCCAAATCCGCGGTCGCGTGACTCAAGTGACTGGCACCATCATCAAAGCCGTTGTGCCTGGTGTTCGTGTCGGCGAGCTTTGTGAGCTACGAAATCCCGATCAAACTTTGTCGCTGCTTGCGGAAGTGGTGGGTTTTCAGCAACACCATGCGTTGCTTACCCCACTTGGCAACATGTTTGGTATTTCCTCCAATACCGAAGTGAGCCCGCTTGGAAAAATGCACGAAGTCGGCGTTGGCGATCATCTTTTAGGGAAAATTCTCGATGGCCTGGGCCGCCCATTCGATGGCTCTCAGAGCACTGAACCGAGCGCTTGGTATCCGGTTTATCGTGATGCGCCGCCACCAATGCAGAGAAAACTGATTGAAAAGCCGATTTCGATGGGTGTGCGTTCTATCGACGGATTGCTCACCTGTGGTGAAGGACAAAGGATGGGTATTTTTGCTGCGGCTGGCGGTGGTAAAAGTACCCTACTCGCCAAGCTTATTCGCTCTGCCGATGTCGATGTAACCGTGCTTGCCCTCATCGGTGAAAGGGGCCGTGAAGTAAGAGAATTTATCGAACACGACCTTGGCGAAGAAGGCATGGCAAGGTCAGTACTTGTTGTCGCAACCTCAGACCGACCAGCAATGGAACGTGCCAAAGCGGCGTTCGTCGCGACTTCCATCGCGGAGTACTTCCGCGACCAAGGTAAGCGTGTTCTGCTGCTGATGGATTCGGTGACGCGTTTTGCCCGAGCTCAACGTGAAATCGGCTTGGCAGCTGGCGAGCCACCAACACGACGAGGCTATCCGCCTTCTGTTTTTTCCGCACTACCAAAACTGATGGAACGTGCAGGTCAATCAGACAAAGGCTCCATCACCGCGCTGTATACCGTACTTGTGGAAGGTGACGATATGACTGAGCCAGTGGCCGATGAGACCCGTTCGATACTCGATGGTCACATCATTCTTTCTCGCAAACTGGCGGCGATGAACCACTATCCAGCCATTGATGTGCTTCGTTCAGCCAGTCGTGTGATGAACCAAATCGTCGATAAAACTCATCAAGCGTCCGCGGCTCACATGCGTGAAATGCTGGCCAAATATGAAGAAGTCGAACTGCTGATAAAAATTGGTGAGTACCAACACGGCGCCGACAGTCGCGCGGATATGGCCATCGCACAGGGAGATGATATCCGAGCGTTCTTACGCCAAGGCACGCACGAGCCGAGTGAACTCGAAGAGACCGTCACACAGCTGCGTGGGCTTGCAGGCTTATGA
- the sctO gene encoding type III secretion system stalk subunit SctO, whose translation MIEQLLEIKKIRADRADRAVQQQEYRVNNARASLRKAEQSVVDYRQWREEEEERRFAKAKQKTVVLKELEILRQEIALLREREADLKQRAAEEKKALEQENQRLKERKQEALAAHKTKEKFIQLNEQEIAEQARQVQYQEELEQEEFRSVVVS comes from the coding sequence ATGATCGAGCAATTGCTAGAGATAAAAAAAATTCGTGCCGACCGTGCCGATCGCGCGGTTCAGCAACAAGAGTATCGAGTCAATAACGCACGAGCCTCACTCCGAAAGGCGGAACAGTCTGTCGTTGATTATCGTCAATGGCGCGAAGAGGAAGAAGAACGGCGCTTTGCAAAAGCCAAACAGAAAACCGTCGTTCTAAAAGAACTTGAAATATTGCGGCAAGAAATCGCGCTGTTAAGGGAAAGAGAAGCCGATTTAAAACAACGAGCCGCAGAAGAAAAAAAGGCATTAGAACAAGAGAACCAGCGACTCAAGGAAAGAAAGCAAGAAGCTCTGGCCGCCCATAAAACCAAAGAAAAATTCATTCAATTAAACGAACAAGAAATCGCTGAGCAAGCACGCCAAGTGCAGTATCAAGAAGAGCTCGAACAAGAAGAGTTCCGCAGCGTTGTTGTTTCATAG
- the vcrD gene encoding SctV family type III secretion system export apparatus subunit VcrD translates to MNQMNKLIDILNKAGQRKDIMLAVMLLAIVFMMILPLPTALVDVLIGTNMSIAVVLLMLAIYITTPLEFSAFPAVLLITTLFRLSLSITTTRLILLQGDAGQIVYTFGNFVVGGNLVVGIVVFLIITIVQFMVITKGSERVAEVSARFSLDAMPGKQMSIDGDMRAGVIDVHEARHRRSLIEKESQMYGSMDGAMKFVKGDSIAGLIIIVVNILGGVTIGVTQKGMSASEALELFAILTVGDGLVSQIPALFIAITAGIIVTRVSNEDSSDLGSDIGGQVTAQPRALLVGGVLLILFALIPGFPKVTFLILAAIVGGGGFFLFYQQKKQSESDSSDLPSFVAQGAGSPAAKPNKPTPSRNSKGKLGEQEEFAMTVPLLIDLDSRLQESLEAVALNDELARVRRALYLDLGVPFPGIHLRFNEGMSNGEYLIQLQEVPVARGRIESEKLLVTEGNEQIDLLGVPYEKDDDFLPGITSIWVDQSHHEKLQNSHVGFLTPDRILTYHLSHVLKEYAQDFIGIQETRYLLEQMEGSYSELVKEAQRIVPLQKMTEILQRLVSEDISIRNLRVILEAMVEWGQKEKDVVQLTEYIRSSLKRYICYKYASGQNMLPAYLLDQSLEDTIRNGIRQTSAGSYLALDPSVTQQFVSDVKQTIGDLSRMPNKPVLVVSMDVRRYVRKLIESEYYELPVLSFQELTQQINIQPLGRVGM, encoded by the coding sequence GTGAATCAAATGAATAAGTTGATCGATATTCTAAACAAAGCCGGACAGCGTAAAGACATCATGCTTGCCGTGATGCTACTTGCGATCGTCTTTATGATGATCTTGCCTCTACCTACGGCACTAGTGGACGTTTTGATCGGTACCAACATGAGTATTGCGGTCGTCTTATTGATGTTGGCTATCTACATCACCACACCGCTAGAATTCTCTGCATTCCCTGCCGTGCTTTTGATCACTACTTTGTTTCGCTTGTCACTTTCTATTACGACAACGCGCCTTATCCTGCTGCAAGGCGACGCAGGTCAGATCGTATACACCTTTGGTAACTTCGTGGTCGGCGGTAACTTGGTGGTCGGTATTGTTGTTTTCCTGATCATCACCATTGTTCAATTTATGGTGATCACCAAAGGCTCTGAAAGGGTTGCGGAAGTCAGCGCTCGATTCTCTCTTGATGCGATGCCGGGTAAGCAGATGAGTATCGACGGCGATATGCGCGCTGGAGTTATTGATGTTCATGAGGCGCGTCACCGCCGTTCATTGATAGAAAAAGAAAGCCAAATGTATGGCTCGATGGATGGTGCGATGAAGTTCGTGAAAGGCGACTCAATCGCGGGCCTGATTATCATCGTGGTAAACATTCTCGGTGGTGTCACCATCGGTGTGACTCAGAAGGGCATGTCTGCCTCTGAGGCACTTGAGCTGTTTGCGATCCTGACCGTCGGAGATGGTCTGGTTTCGCAGATCCCAGCACTGTTTATCGCTATCACGGCCGGCATCATCGTTACCCGTGTTTCAAACGAGGACTCTTCTGACTTAGGCTCAGATATTGGTGGTCAGGTGACTGCTCAGCCAAGAGCTTTGTTGGTTGGTGGCGTTCTGCTTATCTTGTTTGCTCTTATTCCGGGCTTCCCGAAGGTTACCTTCCTGATTCTTGCCGCGATTGTTGGCGGTGGCGGCTTCTTCTTGTTTTACCAACAGAAAAAACAAAGCGAATCCGACAGTTCTGACTTGCCTAGCTTCGTCGCCCAAGGAGCTGGTTCGCCAGCGGCTAAGCCTAATAAACCGACGCCATCTCGCAACAGCAAAGGCAAGCTGGGTGAGCAAGAAGAGTTTGCTATGACAGTACCGCTGCTCATCGACTTAGATTCTCGCTTACAAGAGAGTTTAGAAGCCGTGGCTCTGAACGATGAGCTTGCACGAGTCAGACGCGCGCTTTATCTCGATCTCGGTGTGCCGTTCCCCGGTATTCACTTACGCTTCAACGAAGGAATGAGTAACGGCGAGTACTTGATTCAATTGCAAGAAGTGCCAGTAGCTCGCGGACGAATTGAAAGCGAAAAACTGTTGGTGACCGAAGGTAATGAACAGATTGATTTACTGGGCGTACCTTACGAAAAAGACGACGACTTTCTGCCGGGTATTACGAGCATTTGGGTCGATCAAAGTCATCACGAAAAACTGCAAAACAGTCACGTGGGCTTTTTAACCCCCGATCGCATTCTGACTTATCACTTGTCTCACGTTTTGAAAGAGTACGCGCAAGACTTCATCGGTATTCAAGAGACCCGCTATCTGCTTGAGCAAATGGAAGGCAGTTATTCCGAGCTAGTAAAAGAAGCGCAACGTATTGTGCCTTTGCAAAAGATGACGGAAATCCTGCAGCGTTTGGTTTCTGAAGACATTTCTATTCGTAATTTACGAGTGATTTTAGAAGCCATGGTTGAGTGGGGCCAGAAAGAGAAAGACGTGGTACAGCTGACGGAATATATCCGTTCAAGCTTGAAACGCTATATCTGTTACAAGTACGCCAGCGGTCAAAACATGCTGCCAGCCTATCTGTTGGATCAGAGTTTGGAGGATACGATCCGTAACGGCATTCGTCAGACTTCTGCGGGCAGTTACTTGGCGCTTGACCCTTCTGTCACTCAGCAATTTGTCAGCGACGTTAAGCAAACCATTGGTGATTTAAGCCGCATGCCAAATAAGCCTGTGCTGGTGGTGTCGATGGACGTGCGTCGTTACGTACGCAAACTGATTGAATCTGAATACTACGAGTTGCCGGTGTTGTCGTTCCAAGAGCTGACGCAACAAATCAATATTCAACCGCTTGGCAGGGTAGGTATGTGA
- the sycN gene encoding type III secretion chaperone SycN → MNWIDASVDDFCRGMGLEAVDFSSAGRVQLSFEQSGTLHIEKHQDCLFLMLAKPLPWHQSNEPIKKALSFCHAGQGWPFLIKTGLLDEQTLVFSAQIEGDEVTLPTIEQAFALLVRLHKDVADS, encoded by the coding sequence ATGAACTGGATTGATGCGTCAGTGGATGATTTTTGCCGAGGGATGGGGCTTGAAGCGGTGGACTTCTCGTCCGCAGGACGCGTTCAACTGAGCTTTGAACAAAGCGGCACTCTGCATATCGAGAAGCATCAGGACTGCCTGTTTCTTATGCTGGCGAAACCGCTGCCTTGGCACCAGTCGAATGAGCCGATTAAAAAGGCGTTGAGTTTTTGCCATGCAGGTCAAGGTTGGCCATTCCTTATTAAGACCGGGTTACTGGATGAACAGACACTGGTCTTCTCTGCACAAATTGAAGGGGATGAAGTGACCTTGCCAACCATCGAGCAAGCGTTCGCTCTACTGGTTCGTTTACATAAAGATGTGGCGGATTCATGA
- the sctW gene encoding type III secretion system gatekeeper subunit SctW yields MSTINSQILTGNKFDAPIGSNLESSRTGASVNGNYRGETVRVHNATQSLFDAMEELTALGSEKAEKDLTKRKVKDGSIRVNEAHELVSDYLRKVPDLEKNQKIKDLATKMASGNLSTIAQLQAYLNGFSEEKSHQYLALQAVKKFLGANPESKNLLALIDQAILTFEQNPDSWAQIDTEIRVSSFADEFSQEQGFSSLHQLRGFYRDTVHSYQGLGSAYKDVVERFGAKEVSTAVDFMLQGMSADLSVQGSNIDSVKLQLLMSDMQKLKTLNTLQDQVSNLYHMFKPQQANYGLSSY; encoded by the coding sequence ATGAGCACTATCAATAGCCAAATTTTAACGGGCAACAAATTTGACGCGCCAATTGGAAGTAACCTTGAGTCTTCCCGCACGGGAGCCTCAGTCAATGGTAATTATCGGGGTGAAACTGTCCGCGTACACAATGCAACTCAGTCGTTGTTTGATGCAATGGAAGAGCTGACGGCATTAGGTTCAGAAAAAGCAGAAAAAGATCTCACTAAACGCAAAGTGAAAGACGGCAGTATTCGCGTGAATGAAGCGCATGAGCTGGTTTCTGATTACCTAAGAAAAGTGCCTGATCTTGAGAAGAACCAAAAGATCAAAGACCTTGCTACTAAAATGGCAAGCGGCAACTTATCAACGATTGCTCAGTTACAGGCGTACCTCAACGGATTCTCTGAAGAGAAGAGCCATCAGTACCTCGCGCTACAAGCAGTGAAAAAGTTCCTCGGAGCCAATCCAGAAAGTAAGAACTTATTGGCGCTGATAGACCAAGCCATTCTGACCTTTGAGCAGAACCCGGACTCTTGGGCTCAGATTGATACTGAAATTCGAGTTTCAAGCTTCGCGGATGAATTCAGCCAAGAGCAGGGCTTTAGCAGTTTGCACCAATTACGTGGTTTCTATCGCGACACGGTACACAGCTACCAAGGATTAGGCTCAGCATACAAGGATGTGGTTGAGCGTTTTGGTGCAAAAGAGGTCTCCACGGCGGTCGACTTTATGTTGCAGGGCATGAGCGCAGATTTGAGCGTTCAAGGTAGCAATATTGACTCCGTTAAGCTTCAGCTTCTGATGTCCGATATGCAAAAACTTAAGACGTTGAATACGCTTCAAGACCAAGTTAGCAACCTCTACCATATGTTCAAACCTCAGCAGGCAAACTATGGCTTATCAAGTTACTGA
- a CDS encoding TyeA family type III secretion system gatekeeper subunit: MAYQVTDLMSDVIALVEQRWVGSAEIWNLVNAMELASTERKISFFRELHKLIRHIPIDVFNDEEQRQNLIQAVQKALDEAIDLEEEEMWDDELD; this comes from the coding sequence ATGGCTTATCAAGTTACTGATTTGATGTCAGACGTCATCGCTTTGGTTGAGCAGCGTTGGGTGGGAAGTGCCGAGATATGGAACCTAGTGAACGCCATGGAGTTGGCGTCCACGGAGCGCAAAATCAGCTTTTTTAGGGAACTGCACAAACTGATTCGCCATATTCCAATTGATGTATTTAACGATGAAGAACAGCGACAAAACCTAATACAAGCTGTGCAAAAAGCGCTTGATGAAGCGATTGATTTAGAAGAAGAGGAAATGTGGGACGATGAACTGGATTGA
- a CDS encoding type III secretion system needle length determinant has product MRVKNDHPNTTERPQQVQQRPVNQVSEELESRFNNALKPTQAESEHESETSRLFAAVLNADKLDGMKHKGKVSSAIPEAGKEQLEGGQEHPEKPSHDLSEREPLQVLDNKDKNEESHSETSERAAKEPHSDTAKPLKPHSLIEQSVGSKETDKSQPLGSNSAAEKDSNNKQVSTAPLDNGSSRDPKIPMTSLPNALKDQVLPIQTDQANLHNKTNLRNKTEPSTVQSVLQGQLHKLDAAAHKLDPAAKDAATIVDSKIVDSKAALSALEEKVKAVKHIEPRHPSSESDAKLHPTANLSQSTAQGDIILRNVETHAPQNRAQDVNELINKLVDKIYVSLPSANEKEVRLLLNEGQLKGGEISIKQDSSGYSVLIKQEHALSLINQTAKQELTERLQRLGIDQPIRIAVSEQMNQQQDQQRSRQQRSIYDEWKPEDE; this is encoded by the coding sequence ATGCGAGTCAAAAACGATCATCCAAACACAACTGAACGTCCGCAACAGGTTCAACAGAGGCCGGTCAACCAAGTCTCAGAAGAGCTTGAATCTCGCTTTAATAATGCGCTTAAGCCAACGCAAGCAGAAAGCGAACATGAGTCAGAGACCTCTCGTTTATTCGCTGCTGTATTGAACGCAGACAAGCTCGATGGCATGAAGCACAAAGGCAAGGTCAGCAGTGCTATTCCTGAGGCGGGGAAAGAGCAGCTCGAAGGTGGCCAAGAGCACCCAGAAAAGCCAAGTCACGATCTCTCAGAAAGAGAGCCCCTGCAGGTATTGGACAACAAAGATAAAAACGAAGAGAGCCATAGCGAGACGTCAGAGCGCGCTGCGAAAGAGCCACATTCAGATACCGCTAAACCCCTCAAGCCTCACTCTCTAATCGAGCAGTCGGTAGGAAGTAAAGAAACGGATAAATCACAGCCGTTGGGTTCTAACTCTGCGGCAGAAAAAGACTCGAACAATAAGCAAGTCAGCACGGCACCATTAGATAATGGTTCGTCTCGTGATCCTAAAATACCGATGACCAGCTTGCCTAACGCTCTAAAGGATCAGGTATTACCGATTCAGACTGACCAAGCCAATCTGCATAACAAAACCAATCTACGGAACAAAACTGAGCCATCAACCGTGCAGAGTGTGCTGCAAGGCCAACTACATAAGTTAGATGCAGCAGCTCATAAACTCGACCCTGCGGCAAAAGACGCAGCTACTATTGTGGACTCGAAAATTGTCGACTCGAAAGCCGCATTGTCCGCGCTTGAAGAGAAGGTTAAAGCAGTGAAACACATCGAACCGCGTCATCCGAGTTCAGAGTCGGACGCTAAGCTTCACCCGACGGCCAACCTAAGCCAATCAACAGCGCAAGGCGACATCATACTGAGAAATGTAGAGACACACGCGCCCCAGAACAGAGCTCAAGACGTAAACGAATTGATTAATAAGTTAGTCGACAAGATCTACGTGTCTCTTCCTTCAGCAAACGAGAAAGAAGTTCGCCTGCTTCTGAATGAAGGCCAATTAAAAGGTGGCGAGATCTCCATCAAGCAAGACAGTTCTGGCTACAGCGTGCTGATTAAGCAAGAGCACGCTCTTTCGCTGATCAACCAAACGGCTAAGCAAGAGTTGACCGAGCGTCTGCAACGTTTAGGCATCGACCAACCGATTCGAATTGCAGTCAGCGAACAGATGAACCAACAACAAGACCAACAACGCTCGCGACAACAACGCAGCATTTACGATGAATGGAAGCCTGAGGACGAATGA